The proteins below come from a single Streptomyces tubercidicus genomic window:
- a CDS encoding MFS transporter, giving the protein MVKAPAWAGRNYLLLTGATVIANLGSSGALIATAFAVLATGGSATDVGLVAAARTLPLLCFLLIGGAVADRLPRHRVMVAANALSCVSQGLFALLVLAGEPQMWQMALLAALGGTGQAFFAPASEGMVLASVSGDQAGRAFAVFRMGMNGANIGGAALGGALVAAVGPGWVLAIDSAAFALAAALRAFLDVSGVPVRKPGGGVLHDLRDGWREVASRPWLWAVVVQFSIVNAVISAAEAVYGPLVAEQHLGGPGPWGLALAGFGVGTAGGALLMTRFRPRRMLLTGALCVFPLALPSAALAVPLPAAGLTVIMFGTGIAIEVFAVTWMTALHQEIPEEKFSRVSSYDWLGSLAMVPLATALAGPVQDRIGRTAALWGCSALIVLLTAAVLCVPDLRRLTRRTTTAPAAGAPSARPAGATAADTAGAEWPKPGGVARGRRGGGVTGRCSARPEPAGVSPR; this is encoded by the coding sequence TTGGTGAAGGCCCCCGCATGGGCGGGGCGTAACTATCTGCTGCTCACCGGCGCCACGGTGATCGCGAACCTCGGCAGCTCCGGCGCGCTGATCGCGACCGCCTTCGCGGTGCTCGCCACGGGCGGCTCCGCCACCGATGTCGGCCTGGTCGCCGCCGCGCGGACGCTCCCGCTCCTCTGCTTCCTGCTGATCGGCGGCGCGGTCGCCGACCGGCTCCCCCGGCATCGCGTCATGGTCGCCGCGAACGCCCTCAGCTGTGTCTCCCAGGGGCTGTTCGCGCTCCTCGTGCTGGCCGGGGAACCGCAGATGTGGCAGATGGCGCTGCTGGCCGCGCTCGGCGGTACCGGGCAGGCGTTCTTCGCGCCGGCCTCCGAAGGCATGGTGCTGGCCAGCGTCTCCGGCGACCAGGCGGGGCGCGCCTTCGCCGTGTTCCGAATGGGTATGAACGGCGCGAACATCGGCGGCGCGGCACTGGGCGGCGCGCTGGTCGCCGCGGTCGGGCCCGGCTGGGTGCTGGCCATCGACTCCGCCGCCTTCGCCCTCGCGGCGGCGTTGCGCGCGTTCCTCGACGTCAGCGGCGTCCCCGTACGGAAGCCCGGCGGCGGGGTGCTGCACGATCTGCGGGACGGCTGGCGCGAGGTCGCCTCCCGGCCCTGGCTGTGGGCGGTGGTGGTGCAGTTCTCCATCGTCAACGCGGTGATCTCGGCCGCCGAGGCGGTCTACGGCCCCCTGGTCGCCGAGCAGCATCTGGGCGGCCCCGGTCCCTGGGGGCTGGCACTGGCCGGATTCGGTGTGGGCACCGCGGGCGGCGCCCTGCTGATGACCCGGTTCCGGCCACGCCGGATGCTGCTGACCGGTGCGCTGTGTGTCTTCCCGCTCGCCCTCCCGTCCGCCGCGCTCGCCGTCCCCCTGCCCGCGGCCGGACTCACCGTGATCATGTTCGGCACCGGGATCGCGATCGAGGTCTTCGCGGTGACCTGGATGACGGCGCTGCACCAGGAGATCCCTGAGGAGAAGTTCTCCCGGGTCTCGTCCTACGACTGGCTCGGATCCCTGGCCATGGTCCCGCTGGCCACCGCGCTGGCCGGTCCCGTCCAGGACCGCATCGGCCGGACGGCCGCGCTGTGGGGCTGCTCGGCGCTGATCGTGCTGCTGACGGCGGCGGTGCTGTGCGTACCCGACCTCCGGCGTCTGACGCGGCGTACGACGACGGCGCCGGCGGCCGGGGCACCGTCGGCCCGCCCGGCCGGGGCGACGGCAGCGGACACGGCGGGGGCGGAGTGGCCGAAGCCGGGGGGCGTCGCGAGGGGCCGTCGCGGCGGCGGAGTGACCGGTCGCTGCTCCGCGAGGCCGGAGCCGGCCGGGGTCAGCCCACGCTGA
- a CDS encoding spermidine synthase: MDEAPEPIPVTRTVDCGTAKLLPDVDRPHAWLLTVDGAPQSYVDLDAPTHLEFEYVRRLAHVLDEAAAPGQPLDALHLGGGALTLPRYLAATRPHSRQDVVEADRGLLALVTEQLPLPAHCGITVHAEDARTALEAAPEGSADVIVADVFGGARVPAQLTSVEYARAAARVLRPDGCYAANLADSAPFAFLRGQLANFATVFEHLALIAEPSVLRGRRFGNAVLLASRTPLPVADLARRTAGDVFPARVEHGAALRRLIADAEPVRDGEAVASPVPPDGTFSVG, encoded by the coding sequence GTGGACGAAGCACCTGAGCCGATACCCGTCACCCGGACCGTGGACTGCGGCACCGCCAAGCTGCTGCCGGACGTCGACCGGCCGCACGCCTGGCTGCTGACCGTGGATGGCGCGCCGCAGTCGTACGTGGACCTCGACGCGCCCACGCATCTGGAATTCGAGTATGTGCGCCGGCTGGCCCATGTCCTGGACGAGGCGGCCGCCCCGGGGCAGCCGCTCGACGCGCTGCATCTGGGCGGCGGAGCGCTGACCCTGCCGCGCTACCTGGCCGCTACCCGTCCGCACTCCCGGCAGGACGTCGTCGAAGCGGACCGCGGACTGCTCGCCCTGGTGACGGAGCAGCTGCCGCTGCCCGCCCACTGCGGGATCACCGTGCACGCCGAGGACGCCCGTACGGCGCTGGAGGCGGCGCCGGAGGGCAGCGCCGATGTCATCGTGGCGGATGTCTTCGGCGGAGCGCGGGTGCCGGCCCAGCTCACCTCGGTCGAGTACGCACGGGCCGCCGCGCGGGTGCTGCGGCCGGACGGCTGCTATGCGGCGAACCTCGCGGACAGCGCGCCGTTCGCCTTTCTGCGCGGCCAACTCGCCAATTTCGCCACGGTCTTCGAGCATCTCGCACTGATCGCCGAGCCGTCGGTGCTGCGCGGCCGCCGGTTCGGCAACGCCGTGCTGCTCGCCTCCCGTACGCCGCTCCCCGTCGCCGACCTGGCCCGGCGGACGGCGGGTGACGTCTTCCCGGCCCGGGTCGAGCACGGCGCGGCGCTGCGGCGGCTGATCGCGGACGCGGAACCCGTACGCGATGGTGAGGCGGTGGCGTCCCCGGTGCCGCCGGACGGCACGTTCAGCGTGGGCTGA
- a CDS encoding patatin-like phospholipase family protein, whose amino-acid sequence MAGTALVLGGGGLTGIGWEIGMLAGLAEAGVDLADVDVVIGTSAGSIVAAQLTSRQLPLEEMYERQLAVPETRAAARMGPAALARFAAIALRSRDTLSFGVRMGKLALAARTVPEAEQRTVIARTLGMTDWPARRLVITAVDAATGERRAFDDTSGVPLLDAVGASCAVPGVYPPVTIDGTRWIDGGVHSSANADLAAGYGRVVVVAPMAVSGGPIAGPRAQGARLARDGARVCVITPDRVARSAFGRNVLDPAKRADAARAGRRQAAAHVAEIRQVWAD is encoded by the coding sequence ATGGCGGGTACGGCACTGGTCCTGGGCGGCGGCGGGCTCACCGGCATCGGCTGGGAGATCGGGATGCTGGCCGGGCTCGCCGAGGCGGGCGTCGACCTCGCCGACGTCGATGTGGTCATCGGCACCTCCGCCGGATCGATCGTCGCCGCCCAGCTCACCTCCCGGCAGCTGCCCCTGGAGGAGATGTACGAGCGTCAGCTCGCCGTACCGGAGACCCGCGCGGCCGCTCGTATGGGCCCGGCTGCCCTGGCCCGCTTCGCGGCCATCGCGCTGCGCTCACGCGACACGCTCTCCTTCGGCGTACGGATGGGCAAACTGGCGCTTGCCGCCCGTACCGTCCCCGAGGCGGAACAGCGGACGGTGATCGCCCGGACCCTGGGGATGACCGACTGGCCGGCCCGCCGGTTGGTGATCACCGCGGTTGATGCGGCAACCGGGGAGCGGCGCGCGTTCGACGACACGAGTGGGGTGCCACTGCTCGACGCGGTGGGCGCGAGCTGCGCGGTCCCCGGTGTCTATCCGCCGGTCACCATCGACGGCACGCGCTGGATCGACGGCGGGGTGCACTCCAGCGCCAACGCCGATCTGGCCGCCGGATACGGCCGGGTGGTGGTCGTCGCGCCGATGGCGGTCTCCGGCGGCCCGATCGCCGGACCGCGGGCCCAGGGCGCCCGGCTCGCGCGCGATGGTGCCCGGGTGTGTGTGATCACCCCCGACCGCGTGGCCAGATCGGCGTTCGGCCGCAACGTCCTCGACCCCGCCAAGCGCGCGGACGCGGCTCGCGCGGGGCGCCGCCAGGCCGCCGCGCATGTGGCGGAGATCCGGCAGGTCTGGGCCGACTGA
- the tuf gene encoding elongation factor Tu has translation MPKTAFVRTKPHLNIGTMGHVDHGKTTLTAAITKVLSDRGSGTFVPFDRIDRAPEEAARGITINISHVEYETGTRHYAHVDMPGHADFIKNMVTGAAQLDGAILVVSALDGIMPQTAEHVLLARQVGVRHIVVALNKADAGDSELTDLVELEVRELLSGHGYDGEHVPVVRVSGLRALEGDPRWTQAIEALLDAVDTYVPMPERYVDAPFLLPVENVLTITGRGTVVTGAVERGTVRIGDRVEVLGAETETTVTGLETFGKPMESAEAGDNVALLLRGVHRDQVRRGHVVAAPGSVTPRRRFTAEVYVLSTDEGGRRTPLSTGYRPQFYIRTADVVGDLDLGERGIARPGETVTVSVELGREVPLERGLGFAIREGGRTVGAGTVRTVED, from the coding sequence ATGCCCAAGACGGCATTCGTGCGCACCAAGCCGCACTTGAACATCGGCACCATGGGGCACGTCGACCACGGCAAGACCACCCTGACCGCGGCCATCACCAAGGTTCTCAGCGACCGGGGGAGCGGGACGTTCGTGCCGTTCGACCGGATCGACCGGGCCCCGGAGGAGGCCGCCCGCGGTATCACCATCAACATCTCGCACGTCGAGTACGAGACCGGCACCCGGCACTACGCCCATGTCGACATGCCCGGCCACGCCGACTTCATCAAGAACATGGTGACCGGCGCGGCGCAGCTGGACGGCGCGATCCTGGTCGTCTCCGCGCTTGACGGGATCATGCCGCAGACCGCCGAGCATGTGCTGCTCGCCAGGCAAGTGGGCGTCCGGCACATCGTCGTGGCCCTCAACAAGGCCGACGCGGGTGACTCGGAGCTCACCGACCTGGTGGAGCTGGAGGTGCGTGAACTGCTGAGCGGGCACGGCTACGACGGGGAGCATGTCCCCGTTGTGCGGGTCTCGGGGCTGCGCGCTCTGGAGGGCGACCCGCGCTGGACGCAGGCCATCGAGGCGCTGCTGGACGCCGTGGACACCTACGTCCCGATGCCCGAGCGGTATGTCGACGCGCCGTTCCTGTTGCCGGTGGAGAACGTGCTGACCATTACGGGGCGCGGCACGGTCGTCACCGGAGCCGTCGAGCGCGGCACGGTGCGGATCGGCGACCGGGTCGAAGTGCTCGGCGCCGAGACGGAGACGACGGTCACCGGGCTGGAGACCTTCGGCAAGCCCATGGAGTCCGCCGAGGCGGGCGACAATGTCGCGCTGCTGTTGCGCGGTGTGCACCGTGACCAGGTGCGCCGTGGGCATGTGGTCGCCGCGCCCGGCAGCGTCACACCGCGGCGCCGTTTCACCGCCGAGGTGTATGTCCTCTCCACCGATGAGGGCGGTCGCCGGACGCCGCTCTCCACCGGCTACCGGCCGCAGTTCTACATCCGTACCGCGGATGTGGTCGGCGACCTCGACCTCGGTGAGCGGGGCATCGCACGCCCCGGCGAGACCGTGACGGTGTCCGTCGAGCTGGGCCGCGAGGTGCCGCTGGAGCGGGGGCTGGGCTTCGCCATCCGCGAGGGCGGCCGGACCGTCGGCGCGGGCACGGTACGCACCGTCGAGGACTGA
- a CDS encoding TVP38/TMEM64 family protein — MFPPAATPDGLAARCTRVLLSPWARLGLLLALLAGAAAAMLLWQPQQLLTGGWPERLSGPTALLLFALAYGGCTTAFVPRPVLNLAAGALFGGQAGLATALAGTVLGAGLAFGLGRLLGQDALRPLLRARWLTAADRQLSEHGFRSMLALRLFPGLPFCATNYCAAVSRMGWLPFLLATALGSIPNTAAYAIAGARASTPTSPLFLLAMGFIAISALGALAVAWRKRKTLRGH; from the coding sequence ATGTTCCCGCCCGCCGCAACGCCTGACGGCCTCGCCGCGCGCTGCACGCGTGTGCTGCTCTCCCCCTGGGCCCGGCTGGGGCTGCTGCTGGCCCTACTGGCCGGTGCCGCGGCCGCGATGCTGCTCTGGCAGCCGCAGCAGCTCCTCACCGGTGGCTGGCCCGAGCGGCTGTCCGGTCCGACCGCCCTCCTGCTCTTCGCGCTGGCCTACGGCGGATGCACCACCGCCTTCGTGCCGCGCCCGGTCCTCAATCTCGCGGCGGGCGCCCTCTTCGGTGGCCAGGCCGGCCTGGCCACCGCCTTGGCCGGGACGGTGCTGGGCGCCGGACTGGCCTTCGGACTCGGCCGGCTCCTCGGCCAGGACGCGCTGCGTCCGCTGCTGCGCGCCCGCTGGCTGACGGCTGCCGACCGGCAGTTGAGCGAGCACGGCTTCCGCTCGATGCTGGCCCTCCGGCTCTTCCCCGGGCTGCCGTTCTGCGCCACGAACTACTGCGCCGCGGTGTCCCGTATGGGGTGGCTCCCCTTCCTGCTCGCCACAGCACTCGGCAGCATCCCGAACACCGCGGCCTACGCCATCGCCGGTGCCCGTGCCTCGACGCCCACCTCACCGCTGTTCCTCCTAGCCATGGGCTTCATCGCCATCAGCGCTCTCGGCGCACTGGCGGTGGCGTGGCGTAAACGGAAGACGCTGCGCGGTCACTGA
- a CDS encoding undecaprenyl-diphosphate phosphatase, which translates to MSWFESFVLGLVQGLTEFLPISSSAHLRLTAAFAGWQDPGAAFTAITQIGTEAAVIIYFRKDIGRIISTWSRSLFNRELRHDHDAQMGWLVIVGSIPIGVLGITLKDAIEGPFRDLRLIATTLIVMGVVLGIADRLAARDETGGRHRAIKQRKGLTDLSVKDGLLYGVCQAMALIPGVSRSGATISGGLLMGYTRESAARYSFLLAIPAVLASGVYELKDAGQGHVSWGPTVFATIIAFVVGYAVIAWFMKFISNKSFMPFVIYRILLGIALFALVAAGALTPHAGETAG; encoded by the coding sequence ATGTCTTGGTTTGAATCTTTCGTCCTCGGACTTGTCCAAGGGCTGACCGAGTTCCTGCCCATCTCCTCCAGCGCGCATCTCCGCTTGACCGCGGCGTTCGCCGGCTGGCAGGACCCCGGTGCGGCGTTCACCGCCATCACGCAGATCGGCACCGAGGCGGCCGTCATCATCTACTTCCGCAAGGACATCGGGCGGATCATCTCGACCTGGAGCCGCTCCCTCTTCAACCGGGAGCTGCGGCACGATCACGATGCCCAGATGGGCTGGCTGGTGATCGTCGGCTCGATCCCGATCGGTGTGCTGGGCATCACGCTCAAGGACGCCATCGAGGGCCCGTTCCGCGATCTGCGGCTGATCGCCACCACCCTCATCGTCATGGGTGTGGTCCTCGGCATCGCCGACCGCCTGGCCGCCCGCGACGAGACCGGCGGCCGGCACCGCGCCATCAAGCAGCGCAAGGGCCTCACCGACCTCAGCGTCAAGGACGGCCTCCTGTACGGCGTCTGCCAGGCCATGGCGCTCATCCCGGGCGTCTCCCGCTCCGGCGCCACGATCAGCGGCGGTCTGCTGATGGGCTACACCCGCGAATCCGCCGCCCGTTACTCCTTCCTGCTCGCCATCCCGGCCGTACTGGCCTCCGGCGTCTACGAACTCAAGGACGCCGGCCAGGGCCATGTCTCCTGGGGCCCCACCGTCTTCGCCACGATCATCGCCTTCGTCGTCGGCTACGCGGTGATCGCATGGTTCATGAAGTTCATCTCCAACAAGTCCTTCATGCCCTTCGTCATCTACCGCATCCTCCTGGGCATAGCCCTCTTCGCCCTGGTCGCAGCGGGCGCCCTGACACCACATGCGGGGGAGACGGCGGGCTGA
- a CDS encoding SCO6745 family protein, translated as MELQARSLWLLTEPLHAVCYFEERCRQLGRDLGLKGFWMGYFAARTAPLGAVEPAAATAILGGFAPGMVARALPAAWSIVSPAHVLDERGSRAAHALRSIDPELEHAAAELLSPLQGIVDDAPATARPLFAANRALCDHADPVERLWQLATTVREFRGDVHQAVLADEGLDGCEALVLAAASGRVPKDTMREDRGWSEEEWAAATDRLRSRGLVDAYGDATHLGRLERERIEEATDRLADRLLHALPERETEALLHGLEPVVRRILAADVLPFPNPIGLPHLDEPVHRVPGS; from the coding sequence ATGGAGCTGCAAGCACGATCGCTTTGGCTGTTGACGGAGCCGCTGCACGCGGTGTGCTACTTCGAAGAGCGGTGCCGTCAGCTGGGCAGGGACCTCGGTCTCAAGGGTTTCTGGATGGGGTATTTCGCCGCGCGCACCGCTCCTTTGGGGGCCGTGGAACCCGCTGCGGCAACGGCCATCCTCGGAGGCTTCGCCCCCGGGATGGTCGCCCGTGCGCTGCCCGCGGCTTGGAGCATCGTCAGCCCGGCGCATGTGCTCGACGAGCGCGGCAGCCGCGCGGCGCATGCCCTGCGCAGCATCGACCCCGAGCTGGAGCACGCGGCGGCCGAGCTGCTGTCCCCGCTCCAGGGGATCGTCGACGACGCCCCGGCCACCGCACGCCCGCTCTTCGCCGCCAACCGCGCGCTGTGCGACCACGCCGACCCCGTCGAGCGTTTGTGGCAACTGGCAACCACCGTCCGGGAGTTCCGGGGCGATGTACACCAGGCCGTGCTCGCCGACGAGGGCCTGGACGGCTGCGAGGCGCTGGTCCTGGCTGCCGCGTCCGGTCGCGTCCCCAAGGACACCATGCGGGAGGACCGCGGCTGGAGCGAGGAGGAGTGGGCCGCCGCGACAGACCGGCTGCGCTCCCGTGGCCTCGTCGACGCATACGGCGACGCGACCCACCTCGGCCGGCTGGAACGCGAGCGCATCGAGGAGGCGACCGACCGGCTGGCCGACCGCCTGCTGCACGCGCTGCCCGAAAGGGAGACCGAGGCCCTGCTGCACGGCCTGGAACCCGTGGTCCGACGCATCCTGGCCGCCGATGTCCTCCCCTTCCCCAACCCCATCGGCCTACCCCACCTGGATGAGCCGGTACACCGCGTCCCCGGCTCCTAA
- a CDS encoding DUF6400 family protein, producing the protein MNDRSTSEPQISEPRIVEFDLTAHESRRRTEVLAALGDTWDPIAVMEGEADAYRLLYSGLDAEQQATYDALVAAGVLPASGQG; encoded by the coding sequence ATGAACGACCGCAGCACCTCGGAACCCCAGATATCGGAACCCCGGATAGTCGAGTTCGACCTCACCGCTCACGAGAGCCGGCGGCGGACCGAAGTCCTCGCGGCGCTGGGCGACACCTGGGACCCCATCGCGGTGATGGAGGGCGAGGCGGACGCGTACCGGCTCCTCTACTCCGGTCTGGACGCGGAGCAGCAGGCCACCTACGACGCGCTGGTCGCCGCCGGGGTGCTGCCCGCCTCCGGTCAGGGCTGA
- a CDS encoding iron chaperone — translation MVQSSAEDVDGYLAEVPEERRDALTRLRQLCRRELKGFEEVMAYGMPAYERDGVGEIAFASQKQYISFYLLRSDVREAFEERLAEQDMGKGCLRFRKPGSIDFDLLRDLLRATAASRGRIC, via the coding sequence ATGGTGCAGAGCAGCGCGGAAGACGTCGACGGGTATCTGGCCGAGGTGCCGGAGGAGCGCCGGGACGCCCTGACCAGGCTGCGGCAGTTGTGCCGGCGGGAGCTCAAGGGCTTCGAGGAGGTCATGGCGTACGGCATGCCCGCGTACGAGCGGGACGGCGTCGGCGAGATCGCCTTCGCGAGTCAGAAGCAGTACATCTCCTTCTATCTCCTGCGGAGCGACGTCCGAGAGGCGTTCGAGGAGCGACTGGCCGAGCAGGATATGGGCAAGGGCTGTCTGCGGTTCCGTAAACCCGGGAGCATCGATTTTGACCTGCTGCGAGACCTGCTGAGGGCCACTGCGGCCTCTCGGGGCAGAATCTGCTGA
- a CDS encoding PP2C family protein-serine/threonine phosphatase, with the protein MLIPVGIIVAVCVIDALAPPDIHLGPLLVAAPAITAAFAGPRLTAAIGVLAVAAQVFIGIARHALFTENLEAQIASLVVVSALVVLFAVVRDRNERRLTQSRSVAGVAQQVLLRPLPAHSGPLEIASLYLAAEEEAVMGGDLFAAARTTSSTRLIIGDVRGKGLPAYSHAALILGAFRAAAHREATLPRLAVHLDGAIRWDSRQWHSAPDPEPGADTAAPAPGGVPASDPAPAPASDRDPAPAASVTAPDPVADPVSPVTHPVIGPTLDTDETFATVILLDIPDRRPVVHTTTCGHPPPLLLSAGQVRTLAAERPALPIGLGGLPGAPDYEVESFPFEPGELLLLYTDGVSEARDDKGTFYPLVERAAAWSDCSPQQVLRQLRTDLLAHTNGRLGDDAAAVAVRHLPARPPSD; encoded by the coding sequence GTGCTGATCCCCGTCGGGATCATCGTGGCGGTCTGTGTGATCGATGCCCTCGCGCCGCCCGACATCCATCTGGGGCCCCTTCTCGTCGCGGCTCCCGCGATCACCGCGGCCTTCGCCGGGCCCCGTCTGACGGCGGCGATCGGTGTGCTGGCGGTGGCCGCCCAGGTGTTCATCGGCATCGCGCGCCATGCGCTGTTCACCGAGAACCTGGAGGCCCAGATCGCCTCACTGGTGGTGGTCTCCGCACTGGTCGTGCTCTTCGCCGTCGTACGCGATCGCAACGAGCGCCGGCTCACCCAGAGCCGCTCGGTGGCCGGGGTTGCCCAGCAGGTGCTGCTCCGGCCGCTCCCCGCGCACAGCGGCCCCCTGGAGATCGCCTCCCTGTACCTGGCGGCCGAGGAGGAGGCGGTGATGGGCGGCGATCTGTTCGCGGCGGCGCGTACCACCAGCAGCACCCGGCTGATCATCGGCGATGTCCGCGGCAAGGGCCTGCCCGCCTACAGCCATGCCGCCCTGATCCTCGGCGCCTTCCGCGCGGCCGCCCACCGCGAGGCCACCCTGCCCAGGCTGGCCGTCCACCTCGACGGCGCCATCCGCTGGGACAGCCGTCAGTGGCACAGTGCACCGGACCCAGAGCCCGGTGCGGACACGGCGGCCCCAGCCCCTGGCGGGGTCCCCGCCTCGGACCCGGCCCCGGCCCCGGCCTCCGACCGCGACCCTGCTCCTGCCGCTTCGGTGACCGCCCCCGACCCCGTCGCCGACCCTGTCAGCCCCGTCACCCACCCCGTCATCGGCCCCACCCTCGACACCGACGAAACCTTCGCGACCGTGATCCTGCTGGACATCCCCGACCGGCGGCCCGTCGTGCACACCACCACCTGCGGCCACCCGCCCCCGCTGCTGCTCTCTGCCGGGCAGGTGCGCACCCTCGCGGCGGAGCGGCCCGCGCTGCCGATCGGGCTCGGCGGTCTGCCCGGCGCCCCCGATTACGAGGTCGAGAGCTTCCCCTTTGAGCCCGGCGAGCTGCTACTCCTCTATACGGACGGGGTGAGCGAGGCCCGTGACGACAAGGGCACGTTCTACCCGCTGGTCGAGCGCGCCGCCGCCTGGAGCGACTGCAGTCCGCAACAGGTGCTGCGGCAGCTGCGCACGGACCTCCTGGCCCACACCAACGGCCGACTGGGCGATGACGCCGCCGCCGTCGCGGTACGACACCTGCCCGCCCGACCGCCGAGCGACTGA
- a CDS encoding TetR/AcrR family transcriptional regulator, with product MAESERVPVERKRRRPTSSGVVLSADLIVDAACELIDAQGAQAFTVRKLGAALGADPSAIYRYFRNTEDLLLALADRLIGESMTGFAPGGDWAADLRELGLRAYRSALRHPQIAVFSTVRVTGRPHEQRAVDTGIGLLLQAGFDEATAVRHYHALVDTALGHAAVDAGVLRLPPAQRAADEQAWQDEYANLPADDYPNLHRVRDQLPQMGHSAVEPALDLLVAAMRQEAAQRVG from the coding sequence ATGGCGGAGAGCGAGCGCGTCCCGGTGGAGCGCAAGCGGCGCCGGCCGACCAGTTCAGGCGTGGTCCTGTCGGCCGATCTCATCGTCGACGCCGCCTGTGAACTCATCGACGCCCAGGGGGCGCAGGCCTTCACCGTGCGCAAACTCGGCGCGGCGCTGGGCGCCGATCCCTCCGCGATCTACCGCTACTTCCGCAACACCGAGGATCTGCTGCTGGCGCTGGCCGACCGGCTCATCGGCGAGTCCATGACCGGCTTCGCCCCCGGCGGCGACTGGGCCGCCGATCTGCGCGAACTCGGGCTGCGGGCCTACCGTTCCGCGCTGCGTCACCCGCAGATCGCCGTGTTCAGCACCGTACGGGTCACCGGCCGGCCCCATGAACAGCGCGCCGTCGACACGGGCATCGGCCTGCTGCTCCAGGCCGGCTTCGACGAGGCGACCGCCGTCCGGCACTATCACGCCCTCGTGGACACCGCCCTCGGTCATGCGGCCGTGGACGCCGGCGTCCTGCGGCTGCCCCCCGCCCAGCGAGCGGCGGATGAACAGGCATGGCAGGACGAGTACGCCAACCTGCCCGCGGACGACTACCCCAACCTGCACCGCGTACGGGACCAGCTGCCGCAAATGGGCCACTCGGCCGTCGAACCGGCCCTCGACCTCCTCGTCGCAGCCATGCGCCAGGAGGCGGCGCAGAGGGTGGGGTGA